CGCGCGGCGCGCCGGCGAGGGCGGCGCCTCGTGAGCGCCGGCCGCTTCGCTACGTTCGCGCGATCCCTTCCGATCGGGGCGAGGCCCGCACGCGCACGGCGGAGCGCGCGCCTCGCGACGGAGTCCCGCGGTCGATGAGCGCCGTCCCGTCCACGTCCGAAGCGCCCGTGCCCACGTGGCTGCACGCGCCGGTCGCGTCGCCGCGGCCGGGCGAGCGCGCGTGCACCGTGATCGCCGAAGTGAGCCAGACGCACGACGGCAGCGCGGGCATGGCGCACGCCTTCGTCGACGCGGCCGCGAACGCGGGCGCCGACGCGATCAAGTTCCAGACGCACATCGCGAGCGCCGAGAGCACGCCCGCCGAGCCGTGGCGCAAGGCGTTCAGCAGCCAGGACGCGACGCGGCTCGACTACTGGCGGCGCATGGAGTGGAGCGAGAGCGTGTGGCGCGAGCTGCGCGCGCACGCCGACGAGCGAGGCCTCCTGTTCCTGAGCTCGCCCTTCTCGATGGAGGCGCTCGAGCTGCTCGTCCGCGTCGGCGTCGCCGGCTGGAAGGTGGCGTCCGGCGAGATCAACAACTTCGCGCTGCTCGACGCGATGACGGCGACGGGGCAGCCCGTCGTGCTGTCGACCGGAATGAGCCCGCCCGAGGAGATCGACGCGGCCGTCGCGCGCGTGCAGGCCGCGGGCGTGCCGCTCGCGGTGATGCAGTGCACGTCGATCTACCCGTGCCCGCCCGAGCTCGTCGGCCTGAACCTGCTCCCCGAGTTCCGCGCGCGCTACGGATGCGCGGTCGGGCTCTCCGACCACTCGGCGACGATCTATCCGAGCATCGCCGCCGCGCAGGTCGGCTGCGAGCTCGTCGAGGTGCACGTCACGCTGTCGCGCGAGATGTTCGGGCCCGACGTCGTCGCCTCGGTGACCACCGCCGAGCTGCGGCAGCTGGTCGAGGGCATCCGCTTCGTCGAGGCGATGCGTCGCCACCCGCTCGACAAGGCCCGGCTCCCCGAGTCGGTGACGTCGCTGCGCGGCATCTTCATGAAGAGCGTCGTCGCCGCCCGCGACCTCGCGGCCGGTACGGTGCTCGCGGCGGAGCACCTCGGGTCGAAGAAGCCCGGGAGCGGCATTCCCGCGAACGAGCTGCCGAAGCTGGTCGGGCGCCGGGTGCGCCGCGACGTCGCGCGCGACGCGCTGATCGCGTGGGACGACCTGGAGGGATGAGCCGAATGCCGCGCAAGGTGTGCGTCGTCGTGACCGCGCGACCGAGCTACTCGCGCATCCGCTCCGTGCTCGAGGCCGTGCGCGCCCACCCCGGGCTCGAGCTGCAGCTCGTCGTCGCCGCCTCCGCGCTGCTCGACCGCTACGGCAACGCGATCTCCGTGATCAAGAAGGAAGGCTTCGAGGTCGCGCGTCAGGTCTACATGATCCTCGAGGGCGAGAACCTCGTGACGTCCGCGAAGTCGACGGGCCTCGGGCTCGCCGAGCTCGCGACGGTCTTCGACAACCTCGCGCCCGACCTCGTCATCAGCGTCGCGGACCGCTTCGAGACGATGGCGACCGCCGTCGCCGCCGCCTACATGAACATCCCGCTCGTGCACGTGCAGGGCGGCGAGATCACGGGCTCGATCGACGAGAAGGTGCGCCACGCGGTCACGAAGCTCGCCGACGTCCACTTCGTCGCCACCGAGAAGGCGGCCGAGCGCGTCATCCGCATGGGCGAGCGGCCCGAGCGCGTGTACGTGACGGGCTGTCCGTCGATCGACGTCGCGAAGCGCGCCGTCGCGGACGGCCCGCTCGATCTCGCGAAGCTGTTCACCGACTACGGCGGCGTGGGGCCGCAGCTCGACCTCGCGGACGGCTTCGTCGTCGTGCTCCAGCACCCGGTGACGACGGAGTACCGCGAGGCGAAGTCGCACATCCTCGAGACGCTGCACGCGGTGGCGGAGGCGGGCGTGCCCGCGCTGTGGTTCTGGCCGAACGTCGACGCAGGGTCGGACGGCACCTCGAAGGGCATCCGCAACTTCCGCGAGAAGCGGCCCGAGCTGCCCATCCACTTCTTCAAGAACCTGCCGCCCGAGGAGTTCCTGCAGCTGCTCGCGCAGAGCCGCTGCATCGTCGGCAACTCGAGCGTCGCGATCCGCGAGTGCGCCTATCTCGGCGTGCCCGCCGTCAACGTCGGGAGCCGGCA
This genomic interval from Myxococcota bacterium contains the following:
- the neuC gene encoding UDP-N-acetylglucosamine 2-epimerase; the encoded protein is MPRKVCVVVTARPSYSRIRSVLEAVRAHPGLELQLVVAASALLDRYGNAISVIKKEGFEVARQVYMILEGENLVTSAKSTGLGLAELATVFDNLAPDLVISVADRFETMATAVAAAYMNIPLVHVQGGEITGSIDEKVRHAVTKLADVHFVATEKAAERVIRMGERPERVYVTGCPSIDVAKRAVADGPLDLAKLFTDYGGVGPQLDLADGFVVVLQHPVTTEYREAKSHILETLHAVAEAGVPALWFWPNVDAGSDGTSKGIRNFREKRPELPIHFFKNLPPEEFLQLLAQSRCIVGNSSVAIRECAYLGVPAVNVGSRQQGRERGANVIDVGYDRKEIGDAIAAQLARGPAPKDALYGDGDAGRRIADLLVDVPLSVEKRLAY
- a CDS encoding N-acetylneuraminate synthase family protein — protein: MSAVPSTSEAPVPTWLHAPVASPRPGERACTVIAEVSQTHDGSAGMAHAFVDAAANAGADAIKFQTHIASAESTPAEPWRKAFSSQDATRLDYWRRMEWSESVWRELRAHADERGLLFLSSPFSMEALELLVRVGVAGWKVASGEINNFALLDAMTATGQPVVLSTGMSPPEEIDAAVARVQAAGVPLAVMQCTSIYPCPPELVGLNLLPEFRARYGCAVGLSDHSATIYPSIAAAQVGCELVEVHVTLSREMFGPDVVASVTTAELRQLVEGIRFVEAMRRHPLDKARLPESVTSLRGIFMKSVVAARDLAAGTVLAAEHLGSKKPGSGIPANELPKLVGRRVRRDVARDALIAWDDLEG